AGCCTTGAAGCGGGCGGGCGAACCCAGCCGGGAAGAGTTGAAAGCCACTGTGGAGAGCCTTCTTGCTTCCCTTAAGAAGGCTGACCGCACGGACTTCAGGCCTGGGGCAGAGGAAAACGAAACTGGAAAGGGAGAAAGGCCGGGTCAGTTCAAGTTTTTTGGTGAACAGCTTATGGCCGTGGTCAAGGCTGGCAAACCCGGCGGCGCGGTGGATCCCAGGCTGACAACCAAGGCAGCTTCGGGACTCGGTGAAAATGTACCTTCGGACGGCGGCTTTTTGATTCAGGAAGGTTTCGTTTCCGAGCTGCTGAGGCGAACCTATGAAACAGGCGTGATTGCGGCCCGCTGCCGGCGCATTCCCATCAGTTCCAATTCCAACGCCCTAAAAATTAATACCGTTGCCGAGACCAGCCGTGCCAACGGTTCGCGTTGGGGCGGCGTTGAGGCTTTCTGGGCGGGTGAGGCCGATGAGTATACGGCCAGCAAGCCAAAGTTTCGCCAGATGCGCCTCGAACTAGGCAAGCTCACCGGCCTCTGCTATGCCACGGATGAACTTCTTGATGACGCCACCGCGCTGGAGGCGGTGATCAGGCTGGCGTTCAGCGAGGAATTCGGTTTTAAGATTGACGACGCCATTATCCACGGTCTTGGTTCGGACCAGCCGCTGGGAATAATGAATTCTGACTGTCTGATTACCGTGGACGCTGAAAGCGAGCAGGGGGCGAACACCGTTGAGTTTAAAAATATCGTCAACATGTGGGCTCGTAT
The window above is part of the Deltaproteobacteria bacterium genome. Proteins encoded here:
- a CDS encoding phage major capsid protein; protein product: MTEVSIEQVETIVAEALKRAGEPSREELKATVESLLASLKKADRTDFRPGAEENETGKGERPGQFKFFGEQLMAVVKAGKPGGAVDPRLTTKAASGLGENVPSDGGFLIQEGFVSELLRRTYETGVIAARCRRIPISSNSNALKINTVAETSRANGSRWGGVEAFWAGEADEYTASKPKFRQMRLELGKLTGLCYATDELLDDATALEAVIRLAFSEEFGFKIDDAIIHGLGSDQPLGIMNSDCLITVDAESEQGANTVEFKNIVNMWARMWGRSRPNAVWLINQDIEPQLYTMTMTVGQGGVAVYLPTGGLNDSPYSQLLGRPVIPVEYCESLGSKGDIILADFSQYLLVDKGGVDSARSIHVRFVYDETTFRFTYRLDGQTIWEAPLTPHKGGSTLSPFVTLAARES